One window of Planctomycetaceae bacterium genomic DNA carries:
- a CDS encoding serine/threonine-protein kinase, which yields MKHEVGSNLNTAEVRLEVIAGPACGLSNVFHSHQTWIVGRSPHAQLSLPDDKECSRFHSRFEINPPHCVVADLRSRNGTKVNGLRISDVTSLLDGDKVQIGRSVIQVTSRNRSVDSADPKSPHPEPAPFDSTVIISRKPAIPGYDITHIVGEGGMGCVFHGLRQTDGHSVAVKLVRPASAEAERLRQFIREAAVLAKLQHPHIVRLLEFGVVDRVPFLVMEFVGTADLNEILRSSSFMTG from the coding sequence ATGAAGCACGAAGTCGGCAGCAATCTGAACACCGCGGAAGTCCGACTGGAAGTGATCGCCGGACCAGCCTGCGGTCTTTCAAATGTGTTTCATTCACATCAGACGTGGATTGTGGGGCGCAGTCCCCACGCACAATTGAGCCTTCCGGACGATAAAGAGTGCTCTCGGTTTCACAGCCGCTTTGAGATCAATCCGCCGCACTGCGTGGTCGCAGATCTGCGAAGCCGCAACGGAACGAAAGTGAACGGTCTACGGATCTCTGACGTGACGTCCCTGCTTGATGGTGACAAGGTGCAGATCGGCCGATCAGTGATTCAGGTGACATCACGTAACCGGTCAGTCGATTCGGCAGATCCGAAGTCGCCGCATCCGGAGCCGGCACCATTCGACTCCACGGTCATTATATCTCGAAAACCGGCGATCCCGGGATATGATATCACGCACATTGTTGGTGAAGGAGGAATGGGTTGTGTCTTTCACGGGCTGCGGCAGACCGACGGGCACTCAGTCGCCGTCAAACTGGTGCGGCCGGCATCGGCGGAGGCCGAACGCCTGAGGCAGTTCATCCGGGAAGCGGCAGTGCTTGCGAAACTGCAGCATCCCCACATCGTTCGGCTGCTGGAGTTCGGAGTCGTGGATCGAGTGCCGTTTCTGGTCATGGAATTTGTCGGTACGGCGGACCTGAACGAGATTCTGCGATCGTCTTCGTTTATGACCGGATGA
- a CDS encoding protein kinase codes for MKIASGLTCRVLDALQFAHNNGIVHRDIKPSNMLVYRSGGRLRVKLADFGLAKNFMNAV; via the coding sequence ATGAAAATCGCGTCAGGGCTCACCTGCAGAGTTCTCGACGCATTGCAGTTCGCTCACAACAACGGCATTGTGCATCGGGATATCAAACCGTCGAATATGCTTGTCTATCGCTCTGGCGGAAGACTGCGTGTGAAGCTCGCCGATTTTGGTCTTGCGAAGAATTTCATGAATGCGGTCTGA